The sequence GGAAATACTgcctggaagaaaataatagttcCTACAACCAAATAGAAAGGATTTTATATCATTCTAttcagcagtgcttctcaaactttaatgagTCTATGTACCTATGAGTACGTATGTACCCAGGAGTACCTATGAGTCTCCTGGAGATTTGTTAAAATGCTCATTTTGATTCAGTTGTGAGGGAGTCTGAAAGTCTACATTTCTAAAAAGCTCCCAGGTAATGCTGCACTGCTGGCAGAGACCAGACTTTCAGTAGGAATTTTACTCCCAATTTTACTCCCTTCCCTATTTCAGAAACAAGGTATTAATTGTaactgattttgttttatttacaatattacaaACAAAACTTCTTCAAAGTACCCCAAACCCCCAATTCTGCACAGATGAGTAGAGTCAATCATGACAATTAGGTGTATGTTTCTGTTACCTCCACAGAGTGCTCCTTACTGTTTGCATGCAGCAAGaagtctttgtcttttgtggGGCTCAGGTTTACCATTAACTTCCGATGATTACCACCACCATCttgcaattaaaaaacaaaaattataaagttaAGAATTGtaactcattttaatttaaatgaatttaacaCCCAGGAAAAGAGTCCAAGATGTAAAATGACTACTTCATTCACCAACACATCTATTAGAAATATTTGTACCCAGATAAAACTAAAGAGTCATTGGACAGTAAGGTGTAATTCTAAGTCCCCTTAGGAGAGAGGTTAGTTTTCTTATACGCTTTATAATAGTAGAATTGAGACTCTAATGGGTATTGCTCTCAGTGTCAGTTTCCCTGTCTGCATAGAAAGCCACTGATAGTTGTCTCCCAATATATAACTCCTCTTTTGTGTAATAATAGAATGTTTCCAAGTCTGCCTTATGTAGCAATATGTCTTAGTTCTGACCAACATAAGGTGAATGTAAGTGTCAGGTACAACTTCCAGGTTGTgttcttaaaggaaatgaaactcATAGTTTGTCTTCCTTTGTCCTTCTGATAAGATATTTCATGGTGGCAAGGAATCTTGAATCATGTGGATGCTACAGAGCCACAAAGATGAAAGGAGCTCAGTCCCTGGGCAACCTGTTGAACTGCCATTATGCCCTagctaaaacagaaataaaattttgtgtAACTTAAGACACTGTTATTCTGAATCTCTGTTAAATGCAGCCAATTTGTCCTAATTATTAAACTGCAAAATGGATGAGATGGAATAAgtccttttaaaatctaaaatccaATATTTTTACCATGAATTGGGTAAGAGAGAACCTTCTGAGACACCTTCCATTCCCATGGAACCTGTTTGGATTTGTCTTTACCTTAAATTTAAGAATTCAAGCCAAGCCCAGAGCTACCCAGCCTCCCAAATTACCTGTTTCACTTGAGGGGAATTGGGAATCATAGTAACGGAGTAACACCTTGTCTGAAAGAGAATGCATAAAATCCCTTTAGTGAGATACAATTTTATCAAATGATTTCAGTttcaacatatatataaaacatcagaAAATATCCTTTTATTATGTATCAATGAAAGCAAAACTTTTGTGGCTTTGAGAACGgtcttaaaaatgtataaatatgctCTGAGGATTTCTCCAACAATGttggtattaaaatatttaaaatgttgttcAGAGCATTGGTATACTCTTTTGCTAGAATTCCACTCTAGTGGTATTGAGAAAACTGGAAAGACCTAGtagatattaataatttaatgacAGTAAATATGTGTGGTACTTCCTTCCGTATTTCACAGCAGATACGACTTCTCAATATCATCATTCTTCCTTGATGAACCCTGAATAAGCTTCTGAATCCTCCCCAATACAGTGATATTCAAGCATCTATTGCCAGTGTTTTGGAGTTAGCACATAGCATGAAATTTATTAGCCATATCTGAGTTAATCTATTGTTTACAGtttgttaaatttattaatttttactttactaGTCATCATTATATCATTACAGACAAAAGGAAATAGTCTACCTTTCtcttggtctcctatcaagtcATCAACATAGATCTCATAGCTTCCATCCtcaaaaacaaaagtaatgaaCTGATCGTTGTATGTACTCAGGGAAGCAGAATGTTCTGTAACAAGTAAAAATCTTGTcattaagaattaaaaaactTGTTTCcatgaaaaatttttttgaaattaagaaaCCTTCTAaatgtgttgtgttttttttggtttgtctttGCAATTTGAGCTGTACTTTGTCTATCACCGTTGCATAGATGAAAGTCTCAGGCACAACTTAACATAGCTCAAAGGTTGAACTACATTATGGGATGATAAGATGCTAACCTCCTGCATGAAGGAGATCAAAGATGCTAGCCTACTGTGTGAAGGCCATGGGAGGCCATATTAGTGTGCTTAGGGGAGGGTTTGATGGGgagaaagaaactggaaaagtGATAAACATTGCCTGAAGAAAACTCTGCTTCTTAATTTCACATGATTTAGGAAACTGTGGGCAACAGGGGACTGTATTTTGATAGACATGGATAAGTGAATACCCATCTGTAAAGATGGAGTTACTTGGAGACTTTCAGCAGTCCTGGAGGATGCAAGTGTGAGCCTCATTTTGTCTTCTGGCTAAAAAACTGCAACACTTAAATCTgtactcttaatttttttaatatatcagcACACACAGAAAATGATATTTCTGCAGCATGTTGGGGTAAACTGGATCAGATTTAGAGACTACATATATAGgccttagaggaaaaaaatcattatattttatttatagtgtaGAATTAtgctaaagaaaataatatataaaacattagtaACTTTAAATATTGAATTTACTTGCATGTGTGTGATATAATTCAAAACAATcaacaattatttaaaatttttgagttgaaattgtatttgaaaatataatagctcttccttttctttcattgtcAAAATGTTGAAATTTGGAGagttaatgtgttttttttttccccaaaaggataatatatttttttcaggaatTATGTAGCAGAAATTCCAATCCATAGCAagcatttcaaaataataatatagcTCTGACTATAGAATGCACAAGTACTGTTAGAGCAGATACCCTGCACAACTTTGGATATCACTTAAAAAGGACAGAAGTTTCTGATATACATGAAATTGTAGAGTTGGGGCTGCTGCTTGGACCAGCACTTGCAAGGGTCCCATGTCCTACCTCCCTTCTCACCCTCACACACTCCTGTGACCAATCTTACCTTTGATAGTTGGATGGCCAGTTGGTGTAGTGTATTTCTGGACCCCCGTTTTACCCAAGGTGATGTCCTGGTTCACAGACCGTTGAAAGTGTTTCAGCTGCTCATAGGTAGCTAATGCCAGATGCTCTTCACGCTTCTCAGCTGCAGGACAGGGGTGGGGATAGGAGTGGACTGTCAGTCTGCACTCAGTGCCGACCCCTACCCATCACCCCTTTGAGGACTTCCAGGCGAGGCTGCTTGCTCACAGTCATGACTGACGCCAGGGCTTTGGTCATGCTATGGTCTGAAGGAATCAATACTTTCTACATACTTATATTCCAATAGGGCACACTCACTGGAgtccaggaagaagaaaactagtCACTCATGGTCTCAACACCCCAAAGGCAAccactattaacattttagtttactttcattaaatgaaagaaaaaacatttaaaaatattataaaatatattaaaaaaatattataaaatatatttataattttgtatcCTCTGTTTTTACTTAACATGATATAACCATTTCTTCCACACGAAAAACTTTATATGACCTTCTGAAAATGACTAAAAAATAGTTCCTCATCCTTACTCTTTTCCAGAAGGAATTTGGATGAGGAAAGAAATTATGTATCTTGATGTGATAAGTGAAGGTAAATCAATGCCCATCATTATGTTGAAAAATTATCAGGAAATGCATAGTTTCTCCTTACCTGTTGATGAATGCCTTCTGGTGGTTTCTTTCCTAAAGTAACAgacctttttttctattttaaggcCAGAGCGTAGCTGCATATAGTACATCTGACAGACTTCTTCGGCCTTCTGTTGGGATTCTAAGTAATTGAAAAAATTGTGATACCATTTCACTCCATCCTTCTTTATCCTTTTACAAACCCTGAGTGTAGCAGATCAAGAAAGCAACCACAGTCCACAGTATCTTATCACAAACCTTGGGGCCAGTTGTTGTTCAAAATTCAGAGTTTTTTAGATTTTAAGATTGTCATGTAGAGCACATATTGTCTATAACTAGCACATCCAGCAGGGGCTAGGGAAACACACCCAGGAGGGACTAGGTGAGCACcccataataaaaaattaataactttaTAGTGAAGCACAGGAAAATTTACATCTAGTGAAATAAGTAAAGACTTCATGTTGGTTTAGGTCAGGATTTAACTGTTAAATGAGTTCGGGTCATATTTTGCTGTCAAATGAGTTAATGAAAAGCTTTAGGTCTTTAGAAaaaattttggtttaaaaattggCATAAGAGAGTGTGGCTCTACATCCAACATATATCAATCTTTGCCTGGCTGGCAGGGAGCTCTTTGGTTATTTGAAATCTATAATCCTTTCTACTTATCTAGAATctacttttaataattttagagAGATGACTATAGTCTGTAAAGGTTATTAAGAATAGCTGACCCAGGTCAGGGAGCTTTTtgactatgttttcttctaggagtttcatggtttcaggtcttacatttaagtctttaattcattgtgagttaatttttgtgagtggtgtagATAGGggttgtttcattcttttacaagttataatccagttttcccagcacaatttattgaagagactgttttttatTCCATTGAGTGTTCTTGGCttccttgtcaaatattagtgTGTCTACAGTGGGCCAAGCACTGTGCGTAATTTTCATTTAAACCTTCACAAATAATATTACAAGGTAGgtattattcatttcattttacaaatgatgatTTGAAGTTCTTAGCAGTCATGACATTTGCCAAAGATCTGATGAGAAGTTGTGATTCAAATGTGTCTAATATCAAAGCTATATTTCCATCTACTCCATCTAAGAAAATGCTATATTGCAATTTTAGAGACTAACAAAACACAAACTGAAATTAAATCAGTTGaagtaaaaaaaatcagttattcaTAATTCTTATTtatccaaataaaaattaaaatttcaaataaaattaaatttgccacttgaaaatcatgaaaaaaagcctttaaaagtcaaatagaaaagaaagttatAATACTTAGGTGATAAGGTCTCGATTTTCAACATTATAGTAAATGAATTATCAAGAAATTTATACAATATAGCCAAATTCAATAATTCACAgtaattcagaaaatgaaaataattacttgTGATTTTGAGAGACATTCTATGATCTTTTCTAAAATTCCCTAGAAGATTTGCCTTCCTAATATGATTATCAAAGTTAAGTGGATAAGCTTTTGTTAGTTACTGGTTTGACTTTTCTATATCTTGCCTCCAATTCAGATGAGCATCTACCATTAGGTGTCTTCAACTGTTTGAACAGGGTAAGGCTAGTTAATCATACTCATTTGCCCTGGAAATTCCTAATATTCCTTTATAACTTTAGATATGTCAACTGTGGTATCTTACATGTATTTGATGCAAAGATAATTTACAAAGCTGTGCCAGAGTCAACCCTGAACTTGGCCTCCTGACAATAATTTAATACAATATGTTATTAATTGTATTTTTGTGCTGATCTTAGCCTATTAATAATAACCAATGTTGTATTTGGACTGGCCCTTAATGTTCTTATTATGATTGCAAAATGCCCTTCAGCAATAACCATCAGGAAATTGAAGAAATAAAGGTTAattaattatttgttgttgttgtttagtcactcagttgtgtccgactctttgcaatcccatggactgcagcacaccaggcttccctgtctttcaccatctcccagagtttgctcaaactcaagtctattgagtcggtgatgccattcaaccatcttgtcctctgttgtccccttctcctcctgcctacaatcttccccagcataagggcctttttcagtgagtcagttcttcatatcaggtggccaaaatattggagtttcagcttcagcatcagtccttccaatgaatattcagggttgatttattttaggattgattggtttgatttccttgcagtccaagggactttcaagagtctcctccaacatcacagtttaaaagcatcaattctttggcgctcagccttctttatggtctaactctcacatccatacatgactactggaaaaaccatagctttgactataattATAGGATTTGGAAATTACACTGCATATCTGGGACCACACAGAGAGGTCACAGGTAGAGAGAGTGCATGGGCCTAAGGTTCTGCTTTTTATTGGGATTGAGTATGTGATCCTAGGATAGTGAGAGCTCACTGTTTATTGGTGAGTTTAAAACATAGGAGCAGGAATTTAAAGCacgggaagaggaggaaaaaaaaaaaaagcaagtagtCAAAATAGTCAGTTATGGAAATCAACCAAGATCTTCTGATCTTTATCTAGTTTTGTGACTGGCTGTGtgtatttgggcttctctggtagctcagttggtaaagaatctgcctgcaatgcaggagaccccggtttgattcctgggtcagaaagatcaactggggaagggataggctacccacccccatattcttgggcttcccttgtggctcagctgataaagaatctgcctgcaatgtgggagactgggttcgatccctgggttgggaagatccgatggagaagggaaagggtacccactccagtattctggcctggagaattccatggactatatgtgtgtttatttgaGATGATCATTTTTGAAGTAGATGCCTCAGCAATCAAAGCTTAAGTCAGGCACTTGCAttacaaaatagaaaagcaaaatccAACTGTCATGGCTTACACTATATTGTATCACATTGTCTTTTCAGAGTTAAAAGGCATAAGATGATACTCTAAACATGTTCATTCCTTATAAGCTTATCTTAATGTATAGCATCCCATGGGGCCATGCCAGGTATGTCCAATATGGAAGTGGACTCTGTGGGGAGTAGGATATGGGTCTTGGGCAGTTAGAAGTGAAGGTCATAGTACCGAGGAAATATTGTGGATGTAGAAGAGGATTAGGGGCTGAAGATAGTAATGTAGCAAGTAGCATCTAGTGAGACAAAATCTGGATATAATTccttgggagctgactgtgtttGAAGTACTTAAAATACTTTACATTGGGAGAATTTGGAAGAAAGTATACTTTGATGTTTGGGGTAGCTGAAACTGGTGTGAGGGTTGTGTTCTTGAGAGGAAAGCATAAAGCAAGCATGGCTATAAGAACTCTGTTGAAGAGAGTGTTCCACTAGGGTCAAAGCCTTTCAGACTtactgttgccatttcctgtgtctccattCTGCTTGATATCTGAGGGCACTGTCTTTATATGGCTTTTAAGGAAATTCTCATAACCCATAATTTCATCATAGCAATAGCATGATGAAATCCCTCAGGCATGTCATGGGAATGGGcccagaaatctttttttttttttccgtaattatagtatacatttattttttttccatttatttttattagttggaagctaattacttagaaatcttttttttaattctgctaCTGAGAGAGCCAGACCATGGCTGACAGAAACTACAGAAGTGAATgacttcatctttcttttttccccaagcaCTAATTTCACCAAAGGTCTCCCCTCACTGTTTACTATCTTTGACCTGTCTGTGGCATTTGATTTGGGGACCACATCCTTTCTGAACCCTTCTTTCCTTACTGTTGTATCAGCACTCTTCTTGGATTCTTTTTGTTTCCCTCTGAccactccatctctgtctctttgttgttcttccttctctgcttgcTCCTAAAATGTTGGTGTTCCTAAAGATTTTGTCCTTTGTCTTTCTTCTCAGTCTAGACTTTCTGGGCAATCTTGCTTGCTCCAATGACTTCAatcatctttttatatgttgatGATTCCCCAAACTGTAAGTAGACCTTTGGTCTCTCTCCCAAgctttgtatcttttattttttctccacaGAAATTTTGATGCCGTGGGGCATTTTGACTTAAGTTTCCTTAAACATCCCTATTTCTATCTATGTAGAGCCTCCTGAATTCTGGATATCTTGACCCAGATGACCTACACCTACTCCAAATGCAAATAtacttacagtaaaaaaaaaaaaaaactaaactttaTCTACGCCCAATATATTCGTGAAGAATTCCCCATCTTTAAAAATAGTACCGTTGTCTGCCATTATCTGCCCAACTTTAAAATCAGAGAGCTGAGAATTATCCATTTCCCCACCTGTCTCCATTCTTCAATTTATTCAGTTTGTTATTAAGCCTTACTgagttcattttctgaatgtgtcTGAGTTGTagtttttcctttccattctgtCACCTTGGGTCAGGCCCTCGTCATCAGCCCCCTAAGATGAATGCAGTAGACCTCTGACCAGTCTGTTTCTGCTCTTGCCTCTTTACTGTATCTTCACTACCACCAACATGATCTGTCCAAAGTAAAAAGTCTTATTATTTCCCAATTAAACATTTTCAGTGGTTCTCTGCTATCCACAGGATAAAGTTAAAGCTCCTTCACTGTAACAGAAGATTATCTTATAGACAGCTCTAAACTAAAGGGGGCGATCCCTACTCTGTTCTGCCTCCGGCTATTGCCATGTAGGGATATATGGACCCAGTTGTTGCTAGATCTTCAAATTTCTCCTGAGAAACCATAATTCAGATTTTTATGCAAAATctcccaatttttaaatgttacctcAATTGAAAAACAACAGTAACACTGTTCAGGCCAACTAAAATACTTCTGTTGAATGGATATGGGCCAAGGCTTCCTTATTGTGACTTCTGAATAGATCCATAAGGACACTGGATTGTCAGGGCAAGGAAAGGATTAATGGGTATGAGGGAGAGGAAATAGTAGGGGAGAATGGGCTAACTCTGAGGAGTAGCTTCCTGGAAAGGAGATAAATTTGGGGAGAGGCTTTCCTCTAACTACTGAAGTTCTGTACTATGTTGGCACTAGAGGTGAAAACGAGGTGAAATGCTCTGGTGCTGACCACAACTCATGTGGGATCTGACTGTATGGATACCGGTAGAGGTTAAGTACTGAATTTTGTGGCTTTTCCATTGTGTAAGATCCTGCTAGCCCAGAGGAGGAGAAGGTATTAAAATGGACTTTGTTGCTTGGGTACTCAGAgcagtttatttacaaaaataaggtGTGACATTTCTTGCACCTTCAGTTTTGAGAAGCAGTTCATATCTGTCAGATACCACATAGGTATCTGTTGAAATTTTAGCCAGAAGTGTttaaataatgacaattttagTATTAAACTGAACCAGTTATTATTAGAAGGGGAAAATATGCTaaggaacaataaaaataatgtaaagagATTTGGGGATACTCTTTATCATTGTTTCTCTAAATGGCATAAATAAGCTCTTGGGTCCATTGCACCCTTAAAGGATGggttacattttcattttccattaaTGCCAGCGACTCTGGTATATATTCCCAGCCTGCTGCATCATATCAGTATCTATAGAGAGCCCACATCTCCTAGGGTACAAAGAAAATGCATTCTTTATTAAGAGGGAATTTGGGGACACAGAGTCACTTCTAATGAGTCACTGTTCTTGAAAGGAGCATTTTGACTCAGACATAAATAAAACAACTAACTTAGCTGTGATTTCCTGGTGATTCAGAAACCACAGCAGATTGGTCTTCCTACTTATAAGAGAGGAGCACTAATGGGCCAGAGCCTCAGGGAAGACAGAAATGATATTCTGTCTGACATTGTTTTCTCTTCTAGCCTTACATGTTCAGGGAAATGAAGAGGAGCACAAAAGACAAAGATATGCCAGTCCCCACtaccatttttcattctcttttttgtcTCAGTACACCAGAGCTCTGTTAATTCTCTGGTGTTACTGCTCTCAAATGAAAAACATGAGTGTAAATTTGCATAATTCTTTCCTAGGATAGGTAATTTTAAGAATCAAAGATGTTAATAATTCTTTCATCTTGAAGGTATGGCTACTCTCTGACTTTATCTGCCCTTCAACTTATTTCAGACACTTTGAGTTTGCAGCTGGATAAACTTGAGCATCATTTGGTCAGTTCTGCTTTATTGGTGCCCGGATTATTCAAATATCTTCACTTGTTATTCTCTCCTTTATCTGAAGTCAAGACCAAAAATTTGATATAGCAAAggtcttaataaatgtttgctgaataaaagTTGGTCAGTTTAAATTTTTGTTAGGTGATCTGGGAAAAAGGTTTTGGGATTTGGTGGCAGTAGGTTTGGGTAGAGAAGGAATTGATATGACAGGCTGTAATTATATTTATCACTATCAGCAGGTTTACATCACCTAAGCCACTCTTGTTCTGTGATatatcaaataaacaaaagttGGCCCTTTATAGTCTGATTTTACAACCAAAGCCTTCTCTGTTATACACTTATGAACCATCTTAGTAGTTTTTAATAAGGTAGCATGTATAAACATTGGAATAATAAAGATTTGGTAACAGATAAACAATAGTGTGTAAAACAATCAGAAAGACTTAAGTCCTTACTTCTCAACTTGGGAGATTTTACCAAGGCTTTGCCTGCTGAGCTTttcatctttgctggagaaatttTGGTGGTTGAATACTTCATTTTAGGCTTCATTTTTCAGGCTTCTgttgaattaaaatataatgttaGGTCAGTTGTCTCaacttgaaaacaaacagaaacaactGTGGCTAACtcaatataaaattgataacaaagctacatagaaaaataattcagtaaaatttgaatatagtattctgaatatatatatatatacatacacacacacacacacacacactaggacTATTGTCAGAGGGTGAAAAGAATTCCAGTCTTTACTTTGTGGGCTTGTTGTTAGTGGAAATATTGGTTTGGAAATTCTGAGACTGTTTTTTGCTGTACTATGGAATAGAACAAATGTATTGGTGTTATAGGATTTTTACTGCAGTGAAAAggagatataaatataaaataaaagtagaaaacaaatccCTGTAGTGTTAAATTTGAATTATCAGTATCAATGTGCCTGTATCTTAGTTTC comes from Cervus elaphus chromosome 29, mCerEla1.1, whole genome shotgun sequence and encodes:
- the IL33 gene encoding interleukin-33, producing the protein MKPKMKYSTTKISPAKMKSSAGKALVKSPKLRKSQQKAEEVCQMYYMQLRSGLKIEKKVCYFRKETTRRHSSTAEKREEHLALATYEQLKHFQRSVNQDITLGKTGVQKYTTPTGHPTIKEHSASLSTYNDQFITFVFEDGSYEIYVDDLIGDQEKDKVLLRYYDSQFPSSETDGGGNHRKLMVNLSPTKDKDFLLHANSKEHSVELQKCENQLPEQAFFVLHEKSSQCVSFECKSNPGVFLGVKDNHLALIKRGEHPEDSNTQNITFKLSNLM